The following proteins come from a genomic window of Heliomicrobium gestii:
- a CDS encoding deoxyribodipyrimidine photo-lyase encodes MIHSERIQALTEAPPHPGRYVLYWMQASQRAETNHALEYAIGEANKQGLPVLVFFGLTGGVPGANARHYRFLLEGLCDVRETLRRRGIALIVRRIPPVEGVVAIARHAALVVTDRGYLRYQRQWREAVASRIDCPFIQVESDVIVPVETASPKEEYAAATFRPKIRRLLDAYLVPLQERDVAYPVRDGAALLQGDLPGDAVFSDETKEPLDRQAGEKGCAGEQAYAIEGCDDPLASILVALSVDLSIPPAAGFRGGSREARRRLDNFLRLKLSRYHEDKNDPSLDGLSELSPYLHFGQLSPLEVALKARAVCQAGGGANKEALLRETEAPPAAAAEVAPGLAAFLEELIVRRELAMNFAYYNPGYDRLDSLPAWAQATLHTHQADGREFNYTKAELAEARTHDRFWNAAQKELLLRGKMHGYMRMYWGKKILEWTAEPETAFQIAVELNDTYALDGRDPNGYTGIAWCFGKHDRPWGERAIFGKVRYMNAAGLRRKFDVDAYVRRVENLVAESEKTMKTGV; translated from the coding sequence TTGATTCATAGCGAACGAATCCAAGCGCTTACAGAGGCGCCTCCTCATCCGGGGCGCTATGTCCTCTACTGGATGCAGGCCAGCCAGCGGGCCGAAACCAACCATGCATTAGAGTACGCCATTGGGGAGGCCAATAAACAGGGCCTGCCTGTGCTTGTCTTTTTCGGACTGACGGGAGGCGTGCCCGGCGCCAACGCTCGTCATTACCGGTTTTTATTGGAGGGGCTCTGTGATGTCCGGGAGACCTTGCGCCGCCGGGGCATCGCCCTGATCGTCCGGCGCATCCCGCCTGTCGAAGGGGTTGTCGCCATCGCTCGCCATGCCGCCCTTGTCGTCACCGACCGGGGCTACCTGCGCTACCAGCGCCAGTGGCGGGAGGCCGTCGCCTCTCGCATCGACTGTCCCTTTATCCAGGTGGAAAGCGATGTCATCGTCCCTGTGGAGACGGCGTCGCCGAAAGAGGAGTATGCCGCCGCCACCTTCCGGCCAAAGATCAGACGACTCCTCGACGCCTACCTGGTTCCTTTGCAGGAGCGGGATGTCGCCTATCCGGTCCGGGATGGGGCGGCGTTGCTCCAGGGCGACCTTCCCGGCGACGCCGTTTTTTCTGACGAAACAAAAGAACCATTAGATCGCCAAGCAGGCGAGAAAGGCTGTGCCGGTGAACAGGCGTACGCGATCGAAGGCTGTGACGACCCCCTCGCGTCGATCCTTGTCGCGCTTTCTGTCGATTTGTCTATCCCTCCCGCCGCCGGTTTTCGCGGTGGTTCTAGGGAGGCCCGCCGCCGCCTCGACAACTTCCTGCGCCTCAAGCTCTCCCGTTACCATGAAGACAAAAACGACCCGTCCCTTGACGGCCTGTCCGAATTGAGCCCCTATTTGCATTTTGGGCAGCTCTCGCCGCTGGAGGTGGCCCTAAAAGCCCGCGCCGTTTGCCAGGCCGGCGGCGGAGCGAACAAGGAAGCCCTTTTGCGGGAAACGGAAGCGCCTCCGGCCGCGGCAGCCGAGGTCGCTCCCGGTCTAGCCGCCTTTCTGGAAGAACTGATCGTCCGCCGCGAACTGGCCATGAACTTCGCCTACTACAACCCTGGGTATGACCGTCTGGATTCCCTGCCCGCCTGGGCGCAGGCGACACTGCATACCCACCAGGCCGATGGCAGAGAATTCAACTATACAAAGGCGGAATTGGCCGAGGCGCGCACCCATGACCGCTTCTGGAACGCCGCCCAAAAGGAGTTACTGCTGCGCGGCAAGATGCACGGCTATATGCGCATGTACTGGGGCAAAAAGATCCTGGAGTGGACGGCCGAGCCAGAAACCGCTTTTCAGATCGCCGTCGAACTAAATGACACCTACGCCCTTGACGGGCGCGATCCCAACGGCTACACCGGCATCGCCTGGTGCTTCGGCAAGCATGACCGGCCCTGGGGAGAGCGGGCCATCTTCGGCAAGGTGCGCTACATGAACGCCGCCGGGCTGCGTCGCAAATTCGATGTGGACGCCTATGTGCGACGCGTGGAAAATTTGGTCGCCGAGAGCGAAAAAACCATGAAAACCGGGGTTTGA
- the ald gene encoding alanine dehydrogenase, which translates to MIVGVPKEIKNNENRVGITPAGVETLVKAGHKVIIEHAAGMGSGISDDQYVSAGAVMEATAAEVWKQADMVMKVKEPLPQEYPLFKEGLILFTYLHLAPEPELTAALQEKKVVSIAYETIQSVDGSLPLLAPMSEVAGRMAVQIGAQFLEKPHGGKGILLGGVPGVLPAKVTIIGGGVVGANAAKIAVGMGADVTILDKSVARMSYLDDVFGTRLKTLMSNSYNIKEAVAEADLVIGAVLVTGAKAPKLVTEDMVKLMKPGSVIVDVAIDQGGCVETIDRVTTHANPTYEKYGVVHYAVANMPGAVARTSTFALTNATLPYALKLANKGWKSAVQSDIALARGVNVLNGKITFQAVAEAMGKEFTPLDALVSLPFSL; encoded by the coding sequence ATGATCGTTGGCGTTCCGAAGGAGATCAAAAACAACGAGAATCGCGTCGGTATCACCCCTGCCGGTGTGGAAACCCTGGTGAAGGCCGGACACAAGGTCATTATCGAACACGCAGCGGGCATGGGCTCCGGCATCAGCGATGACCAGTACGTGTCCGCCGGCGCTGTGATGGAGGCGACGGCGGCCGAGGTGTGGAAACAGGCAGACATGGTCATGAAGGTCAAGGAACCCCTTCCACAGGAGTACCCTCTCTTTAAGGAAGGCCTGATTCTCTTCACCTACCTGCACCTGGCGCCAGAGCCGGAGTTGACAGCAGCCCTCCAGGAGAAAAAAGTCGTCTCCATCGCTTATGAAACGATCCAATCGGTCGACGGCTCCCTGCCGCTGCTGGCCCCCATGTCCGAGGTGGCCGGACGGATGGCCGTCCAGATCGGCGCTCAGTTCCTCGAAAAGCCCCATGGCGGCAAGGGCATCCTGCTCGGTGGCGTCCCCGGCGTGCTGCCGGCGAAGGTCACCATCATCGGCGGCGGCGTCGTCGGCGCCAATGCGGCCAAGATCGCTGTCGGCATGGGCGCTGACGTGACCATCCTCGACAAGAGCGTCGCCCGCATGAGCTACCTGGACGATGTCTTCGGCACCCGCTTAAAGACCCTCATGTCCAACAGCTATAACATCAAAGAAGCGGTCGCTGAAGCCGATCTGGTCATCGGCGCCGTCCTCGTCACCGGCGCGAAGGCGCCCAAGCTGGTCACTGAGGACATGGTCAAACTGATGAAGCCCGGTTCGGTCATCGTCGACGTGGCCATCGACCAGGGCGGCTGTGTGGAAACGATCGACCGGGTCACCACCCACGCCAATCCCACCTACGAAAAATACGGCGTCGTCCACTACGCCGTCGCCAACATGCCCGGCGCTGTCGCCCGCACCTCCACCTTCGCCCTCACCAACGCCACCCTCCCCTACGCCCTCAAGCTGGCCAACAAGGGCTGGAAATCCGCCGTCCAGAGCGACATCGCCCTGGCCCGCGGCGTCAACGTCCTCAACGGGAAGATCACCTTCCAGGCTGTCGCCGAGGCGATGGGCAAGGAGTTTACGCCGTTGGACGCTCTCGTGTCGCTTCCCTTCTCTCTCTAA
- a CDS encoding ECF transporter S component translates to MWPAWHEWRTKLQVPVILMVAAGSLFASLIGKNIIGRQGWGLLALEMIFLALLLLFWAFERKEICSRELSMIAVLGALAAVGRVPFSALMGIQPITFLTILSGTVFGPRAGFMVGATAALVSNFFLGQGPWTPWQMFSWGMAGVSAGLLARFFPNLGRPWMIAFLFAWGYLYGWIMNLWHWSAFVYPHTVQTFLLTYLASVSFDTVHAIGNCLFYALFGKRFTTILQRFRNKLRVVVIQNSMPQEKGVV, encoded by the coding sequence ATGTGGCCCGCTTGGCATGAATGGCGAACGAAACTGCAAGTCCCCGTCATCCTCATGGTGGCCGCCGGTTCCCTCTTTGCCAGCCTGATCGGAAAAAATATCATCGGGCGGCAAGGGTGGGGATTGCTGGCCCTGGAGATGATCTTTTTAGCGCTGTTGCTGCTCTTTTGGGCCTTTGAACGCAAAGAGATCTGTTCCCGTGAACTGTCCATGATCGCCGTTTTGGGCGCGCTGGCGGCGGTGGGGCGGGTTCCCTTTTCGGCATTGATGGGCATCCAGCCGATCACCTTTTTGACCATCCTCTCGGGAACGGTCTTCGGTCCGCGGGCCGGTTTCATGGTCGGCGCGACAGCCGCCCTGGTGTCGAACTTTTTTCTCGGTCAGGGACCCTGGACGCCCTGGCAGATGTTCAGTTGGGGCATGGCCGGTGTGTCGGCAGGGCTGCTGGCCCGCTTTTTTCCCAACCTCGGACGGCCGTGGATGATCGCCTTCCTTTTTGCCTGGGGTTATCTCTACGGCTGGATCATGAACCTCTGGCATTGGAGCGCCTTCGTCTACCCCCACACGGTCCAGACCTTCCTGCTCACCTACCTGGCGAGCGTTTCCTTTGACACAGTTCATGCCATCGGCAATTGTCTCTTTTACGCCCTCTTCGGCAAGCGATTCACCACGATCCTGCAGCGCTTTCGAAACAAACTGCGGGTGGTGGTGATTCAAAACAGCATGCCCCAGGAAAAGGGGGTCGTTTAA
- a CDS encoding ABC transporter ATP-binding protein yields MDLYSIDHLTYLYPEQKEPTLRIDGLAIEEGEFILVAGESGSGKSTLVRALAGLVPRFYGGRFGGELRYRGRQLIDLPRQELAREVGIVFQDPEKQLVMTEAEAEIAFGLENLGLPPEEMAARIAEVMTFFQLASVKGREIWTLSGGQQQKVAIASVLAMQPRVLILDEPTSQLDPAAAEEILSFLKRLNEDLAMTIILVEQRLERCFHLADRVLYMEGGAVAFDGSPGEMAQWGAERSLPVAPPVARFFAGMGLSPVPITVKAGRKALRVLLPQQGAQDHLPTTSGNITEAAPISASAVSAPSADTADDSRSGKANQLKASPRQGAMVSLERIWFNYANGWEALQDVTLNASPGDFVALLGPNGAGKSTLLRLIAGLIKPGRGRRSLFTEMQGSGMNQADLTGSIMKRAKTGHPVSGGRIGYLAQNPNDYLLQDTVEAEVAFGRRNFGLPDDGTVEGLLQELHLEAYRSVHPRDLSGGERQRVAIAAVLATEPALLLLDEPTRGMDVRLKEELGALLRRRADAGACVILVTHDVEFVARYAARALRLEGGRVVRDDAILPVLRDSLFYSTQIGRLFRHVAPDLLTPEAAWAAYRDRRGLRSLAANAAPSQPSPGAAPARKAEGRESSAHVARLA; encoded by the coding sequence GTGGACCTTTATTCGATCGACCATCTGACCTACCTCTATCCGGAACAGAAAGAGCCCACCCTGCGCATCGATGGCTTGGCCATCGAAGAGGGGGAGTTTATCTTGGTGGCTGGCGAGTCGGGATCGGGAAAATCGACGCTGGTGCGCGCCCTCGCCGGCCTCGTTCCCCGTTTTTACGGCGGCCGGTTCGGCGGCGAACTGCGCTACCGGGGGCGTCAACTGATCGATCTGCCCCGTCAGGAATTGGCCCGCGAGGTGGGCATTGTCTTTCAAGATCCGGAGAAACAACTCGTCATGACAGAGGCGGAAGCCGAAATCGCGTTCGGCCTTGAAAACCTCGGTCTTCCTCCGGAAGAGATGGCGGCGCGGATCGCTGAAGTGATGACCTTTTTTCAACTCGCTTCCGTAAAGGGCCGGGAGATCTGGACCTTGTCGGGCGGACAGCAACAGAAGGTGGCCATCGCCTCTGTGCTGGCCATGCAGCCCCGCGTCCTGATCCTCGATGAACCGACATCCCAACTGGATCCGGCGGCGGCTGAAGAGATCCTCAGTTTCCTAAAACGCCTGAACGAAGATCTGGCGATGACGATCATCCTGGTGGAGCAGCGGCTGGAACGGTGCTTTCACCTGGCTGACCGCGTTCTCTATATGGAAGGGGGCGCTGTCGCCTTTGACGGTTCGCCGGGCGAGATGGCCCAGTGGGGGGCAGAGCGCTCCCTGCCGGTTGCGCCGCCGGTGGCGCGCTTTTTTGCCGGGATGGGCCTATCGCCGGTGCCGATCACTGTCAAAGCAGGGCGGAAAGCGCTGCGCGTGCTGCTTCCCCAGCAAGGGGCGCAGGATCACCTGCCCACAACTTCCGGCAACATCACAGAGGCGGCGCCCATCTCGGCGTCAGCGGTGTCAGCACCGTCTGCAGACACTGCTGACGATAGCCGTTCAGGGAAAGCTAACCAGCTGAAGGCATCGCCTAGGCAGGGCGCAATGGTTTCTTTGGAGCGGATCTGGTTCAACTATGCCAACGGGTGGGAGGCCTTGCAGGATGTCACCCTGAACGCGTCGCCAGGTGATTTTGTGGCGCTCTTGGGACCGAATGGCGCCGGAAAATCGACCCTTTTGCGGCTCATCGCCGGGTTGATCAAACCGGGGCGGGGCCGGCGTTCCCTTTTTACGGAAATGCAGGGGAGCGGTATGAATCAGGCGGACCTGACCGGCTCCATCATGAAGCGGGCGAAGACCGGTCATCCTGTCTCCGGCGGGCGGATCGGATACCTGGCCCAGAACCCCAACGACTACCTGCTTCAGGATACGGTGGAGGCGGAAGTGGCCTTCGGACGGCGCAATTTCGGACTCCCTGACGATGGGACGGTAGAAGGTCTCCTGCAAGAGCTTCATCTCGAGGCCTACCGGAGCGTCCATCCTCGCGATCTGAGCGGTGGGGAGCGTCAGCGGGTCGCTATCGCCGCCGTCCTGGCCACCGAACCGGCGCTCCTCTTGCTCGATGAGCCGACCCGTGGGATGGACGTGCGACTCAAAGAGGAGTTGGGCGCTTTGTTGCGCCGCAGGGCCGATGCGGGCGCCTGTGTGATCCTGGTCACCCATGACGTGGAGTTCGTCGCGCGCTATGCGGCACGGGCGCTGCGGCTGGAGGGCGGTCGGGTGGTGAGAGACGACGCCATATTGCCGGTGCTGCGCGATTCCCTCTTTTACTCCACCCAGATCGGCCGCTTGTTCCGCCATGTGGCGCCCGATCTGTTGACACCGGAAGCGGCATGGGCGGCATACCGCGACCGGCGCGGGCTAAGGTCGCTCGCGGCGAACGCAGCGCCATCCCAACCATCACCGGGGGCAGCGCCGGCACGCAAGGCCGAAGGAAGGGAGTCGAGCGCCCATGTGGCCCGCTTGGCATGA
- a CDS encoding energy-coupling factor transporter transmembrane component T translates to MSDDSSNELWKGSASFLASLHPAAAMSYIAALLFLLMFIDHPLFLIGVFAVQAVAIAAAGRWDQWNETMGMALPMCAMILIINPLMVRAGETVLWTGPAVPLLGPLFITVEAVAYGAAMALKLLNVFSLFFIYSAIVQPDDLLRLFSGLAFRSALVISLATRLFPTMRRRLKGIREIQELRGVRFDEGSLRERMVKYAGLVEALLLSSLEDAMETAEAMEARAFGVGPRSTHRRKPWRRRDSLCVSGALFALLAAVAGVAEGELLYVYYPVLDPLRADGVTLLSVSGILAGLLIPVIMNWGWRKWTFIRSTI, encoded by the coding sequence ATGAGCGACGATTCGTCAAATGAGCTTTGGAAGGGAAGCGCCTCTTTTCTGGCGAGCCTGCACCCGGCAGCGGCGATGAGCTACATTGCGGCGCTCCTCTTTCTCTTGATGTTCATCGACCACCCGCTTTTTCTCATCGGCGTCTTCGCCGTTCAGGCGGTCGCCATCGCTGCCGCCGGCCGGTGGGACCAGTGGAACGAGACCATGGGCATGGCCTTGCCCATGTGCGCCATGATCCTGATCATCAACCCGCTCATGGTGCGGGCAGGGGAGACCGTCCTGTGGACCGGACCGGCGGTTCCCCTGCTCGGGCCGCTGTTCATCACCGTCGAGGCCGTCGCTTACGGCGCCGCCATGGCCTTGAAACTGCTGAATGTGTTCAGCCTTTTTTTCATTTATAGCGCCATCGTCCAACCGGACGACCTGCTGCGCCTCTTTTCGGGTTTGGCCTTTCGATCGGCCCTGGTCATCTCCCTGGCCACACGGCTGTTTCCGACGATGCGCCGGCGTCTCAAAGGGATCCGCGAGATCCAGGAACTGCGCGGCGTCCGCTTTGACGAGGGGAGCCTCCGAGAACGGATGGTCAAGTATGCCGGGCTGGTGGAGGCGCTGCTCCTGTCGTCCTTGGAAGACGCCATGGAGACGGCGGAAGCCATGGAGGCGCGCGCCTTCGGTGTGGGACCTCGTTCCACCCACCGGCGAAAGCCTTGGCGGCGGCGCGACAGCCTTTGCGTGAGCGGCGCCCTGTTCGCCCTTCTCGCCGCCGTGGCGGGTGTCGCCGAAGGGGAACTGCTCTATGTCTATTATCCGGTCCTCGATCCCCTGCGCGCCGACGGGGTGACCCTTTTGTCTGTAAGCGGTATTCTGGCAGGCCTGTTGATCCCGGTCATCATGAATTGGGGGTGGCGCAAGTGGACCTTTATTCGATCGACCATCTGA
- a CDS encoding prenyltransferase/squalene oxidase repeat-containing protein yields the protein MNRQASAAAGWPRRAPGMTPVKNQAYVWMTVLTMVLSTLLWGIQPAIAAPQTTAEASGAKAAGAVSGINGAGALRSVDAAAASRANAVDAVSRANAAGAVSRACENLIAKERQEGALSSWAYVALSAAGRDVRTAGYNRTVSTQSTQAAETGDASDTATLIFLLRAGGKNPADYEGRNIVQELLAMQSPSGKFADNRFDGGERLVNAHIWAILSLTAAGAEWPAESKEKARQWLQDQQHADGSFHWDSQNRTMADVDSTGMALMALAALGETADRPAVQRAVAYLQSTQEPSGGFASWGAENPESIAMVINALSALGHDPASAAWHQSGGGPIDALLRFQRQDGAFTHVSGGNADEMATFQAILALRAVCDGKPFFVTVAPTPVKTVNPASQQAVSPATLLGAAP from the coding sequence ATGAACAGACAAGCGTCGGCGGCTGCCGGTTGGCCGCGAAGGGCTCCAGGTATGACTCCGGTGAAAAACCAGGCCTATGTCTGGATGACGGTTCTGACGATGGTCTTATCGACACTGTTATGGGGCATCCAGCCGGCGATCGCTGCTCCCCAGACGACAGCGGAAGCGAGCGGCGCCAAAGCAGCCGGCGCAGTGAGCGGCATTAATGGAGCCGGCGCTTTGAGATCCGTCGATGCAGCCGCTGCGAGCCGGGCCAATGCAGTTGATGCAGTGAGCCGTGCCAATGCAGCCGGCGCTGTAAGCCGCGCCTGCGAAAACCTGATCGCGAAGGAACGCCAGGAAGGCGCCTTGTCCTCCTGGGCCTATGTGGCGCTGAGCGCAGCCGGTCGCGATGTGCGAACAGCCGGCTATAACCGGACGGTCTCCACCCAGTCGACCCAGGCTGCCGAGACCGGCGACGCCAGCGATACAGCTACATTGATATTTCTGCTTCGAGCCGGTGGAAAGAATCCTGCCGATTATGAAGGGCGAAACATTGTCCAGGAACTGCTGGCGATGCAATCGCCTTCCGGCAAGTTCGCCGATAACCGCTTTGACGGCGGTGAGCGACTGGTCAACGCCCACATCTGGGCGATCCTGTCGTTGACCGCCGCCGGAGCAGAATGGCCGGCCGAGTCGAAGGAAAAAGCGCGCCAGTGGCTCCAAGATCAGCAACACGCCGACGGTTCCTTTCATTGGGACAGCCAGAACCGGACCATGGCGGATGTCGATTCGACGGGCATGGCCTTGATGGCCTTAGCGGCCCTCGGCGAGACGGCTGATCGTCCCGCCGTTCAGAGAGCCGTCGCCTATTTGCAATCGACGCAAGAGCCGAGCGGCGGGTTCGCTTCCTGGGGAGCCGAGAACCCCGAAAGCATCGCCATGGTCATCAACGCCCTGTCGGCATTGGGTCACGATCCCGCTTCAGCGGCCTGGCATCAAAGCGGCGGTGGCCCCATCGACGCCTTGTTGCGCTTCCAGCGCCAAGACGGCGCTTTCACCCATGTCTCCGGCGGCAATGCTGATGAGATGGCCACCTTCCAGGCCATCCTGGCCTTGCGGGCGGTGTGCGATGGCAAGCCTTTTTTCGTCACTGTGGCTCCAACACCGGTAAAGACGGTGAATCCAGCGAGCCAACAAGCCGTTTCGCCGGCAACCCTGCTGGGGGCGGCCCCATGA
- a CDS encoding DUF4430 domain-containing protein: MAKRIGWHWGFLLLLVALLFGAVTLSGKSGVPENAQAPPSPVNTGFAANPTNAVDRQENGQSAPSPSKGEGTQSGVPSAGAGETVNFASPPVTNAGKSPEVPAARDGDKEAGTGKAASTTGEVPKGLSVMVAVVGQKGELLFGPASVVIAADNRWGGNALGALDATGLRYGMSPAYGSFVTSINGQANRGMRGWMYKVNDETPMVGANEKTVQKEDRVLWWYSNEMDAPSPDWEALAQQRQGGTP; the protein is encoded by the coding sequence ATGGCGAAACGAATCGGGTGGCACTGGGGATTTTTGCTGCTGCTCGTGGCGCTGCTCTTCGGAGCGGTCACCCTCTCAGGCAAAAGCGGCGTCCCGGAAAACGCGCAAGCGCCGCCGTCCCCAGTCAACACGGGTTTTGCCGCAAACCCAACCAACGCCGTTGACCGGCAAGAGAACGGGCAATCAGCGCCATCGCCGTCGAAAGGGGAAGGAACGCAGAGCGGCGTTCCTTCCGCCGGGGCAGGGGAGACGGTCAATTTCGCCTCCCCACCGGTCACGAACGCAGGCAAGTCACCGGAGGTTCCGGCTGCGAGGGATGGCGACAAAGAGGCCGGGACAGGGAAAGCGGCCTCGACGACCGGAGAGGTCCCCAAAGGCCTCTCAGTGATGGTTGCTGTCGTCGGCCAAAAGGGGGAACTGCTTTTCGGACCGGCGAGCGTCGTCATCGCCGCCGATAACCGGTGGGGCGGCAACGCGCTGGGCGCTCTCGACGCCACAGGGCTGCGCTACGGCATGAGCCCGGCCTACGGGAGCTTTGTCACCAGCATCAACGGCCAGGCCAACCGGGGCATGCGCGGCTGGATGTACAAAGTGAACGATGAGACGCCCATGGTGGGCGCCAATGAAAAGACGGTGCAAAAGGAGGATCGAGTCCTCTGGTGGTACAGCAACGAGATGGACGCGCCCAGCCCCGATTGGGAGGCGCTGGCGCAACAACGGCAAGGAGGAACGCCATGA